The candidate division WOR-3 bacterium genome window below encodes:
- a CDS encoding DUF3343 domain-containing protein, translating into MPENKEFGVVLFFSAASAFKLEKRLKSKNISHKLIPVPRHLDSDCGTSLRFFWQDYDSVVEEIKTGEIEVKIVSKL; encoded by the coding sequence ATGCCTGAAAACAAGGAATTCGGAGTAGTCCTGTTTTTCTCGGCCGCATCGGCTTTCAAGCTTGAAAAAAGGTTGAAGTCAAAAAACATATCTCATAAATTGATACCGGTTCCCAGGCATCTTGATTCTGACTGCGGAACAAGCCTCCGCTTTTTTTGGCAGGATTACGATTCTGTAGTAGAAGAAATAAAGACGGGAGAAATAGAAGTAAAAATTGTTTCGAAACTTTAA
- the selD gene encoding selenide, water dikinase SelD: protein MDERKKIFLTSFSEKAGUAAKIGPCDLKELLSELNLSLGPEVLVGLESSDDAGVIKLDDERALVQTVDFITPIVDDPYYFGRIAAANSLSDVYAMGGTPLTALNICLFPVTKLESENLKRILAGALSAVVEAGAFLVGGHSIEDKELKFGLSVTGIVHPKGIWRNNTPQNGNGLVLTKPLGTGIISTAIKAGMADEKDEAEIIVSMSSLNKTASEVAKKYSPSACTDVTGFGLIGHLSEMISGSGKGALLKSSEIPLFSSVLEHASSGMIPGGAGANKKTFECRVDCSTKIDDLVYDILFDPQTSGGLLLSVADPNGFIEELASKGIKAWSIGEINDNSERIEIR from the coding sequence ATGGACGAAAGAAAAAAAATATTCCTGACAAGCTTTTCGGAAAAGGCGGGTTGAGCTGCGAAAATAGGTCCGTGTGACCTAAAAGAACTGCTGTCGGAGCTTAATCTTTCTCTGGGACCTGAAGTGCTGGTCGGCTTAGAGAGCTCTGATGACGCCGGCGTCATTAAACTGGACGATGAAAGGGCTCTGGTTCAGACCGTGGATTTCATCACTCCCATAGTCGACGATCCATATTATTTCGGGAGAATAGCTGCGGCAAATTCCCTGAGCGATGTCTATGCGATGGGCGGAACACCTTTAACAGCGCTCAACATATGTCTTTTTCCGGTAACAAAACTCGAAAGTGAAAACCTGAAAAGAATATTGGCCGGAGCTCTGAGCGCCGTTGTTGAGGCGGGGGCATTTCTTGTTGGAGGGCACTCCATCGAAGACAAAGAGCTCAAATTCGGTCTTTCCGTAACAGGTATCGTTCACCCAAAAGGAATTTGGCGCAACAACACTCCTCAAAATGGAAACGGGTTGGTCCTGACGAAGCCTTTAGGAACAGGAATAATCTCGACAGCTATAAAAGCTGGAATGGCTGATGAAAAAGACGAAGCGGAAATAATCGTCTCCATGTCTTCTCTTAACAAAACCGCTTCTGAAGTAGCAAAAAAATATTCTCCGAGCGCCTGCACGGACGTCACGGGATTTGGTTTGATCGGTCATCTTTCTGAAATGATCTCTGGATCGGGGAAAGGAGCTTTGTTGAAATCTTCAGAAATTCCTTTGTTTTCTTCCGTTCTCGAACACGCTTCTTCAGGAATGATACCCGGCGGTGCCGGAGCAAACAAAAAAACTTTCGAATGTCGAGTGGATTGCTCAACGAAAATTGACGATCTTGTATATGATATTCTTTTCGATCCGCAGACTTCCGGTGGCCTTCTCCTGTCTGTCGCTGACCCAAACGGTTTTATAGAAGAATTAGCTTCAAAAGGAATAAAAGCATGGTCTATTGGGGAAATTAACGACAACTCCGAAAGAATAGAAATTAGATAA